Proteins encoded by one window of candidate division KSB1 bacterium:
- the nqrF gene encoding NADH:ubiquinone reductase (Na(+)-transporting) subunit F, which produces MSNTALVILGVVMFTLIVLVLVISILWARRKLVKQGSVAIVINDDPKHTYTVPTGGKLLNVLADQGVYLPSACGGGGTCGECKCIVLSGGGDVLPTEKSKLTRRQIREGYRLSCQVAVKSDLKLVVPPEVFEIRKWECTVRSNRNVATFIKELILDLPPGENVDFRAGGYIQIEAPPHHVRFADFDIDPEYRADWEKYNLFALESRVEEPIVRAYSMANYPEERGIIMLNVRIATPPPNKPNVPPGQMSSYIFSLKPGDKVTISGPYGQFFAKDTDAEMVFIGGGAGMAPMRSHIFDQLKRLHSKRKISFWYGARSLREAFYIEEFEQLAKENPNFTFHLALSEPLPEDNWTGYVGFIHQVLYDNYLKDHPAPEDCEYYICGPPMMNAAVFKMLDQLGVEPENILYDDFGG; this is translated from the coding sequence ATGTCGAATACGGCTCTGGTCATACTCGGCGTGGTTATGTTCACGCTGATCGTGTTGGTTCTCGTCATCAGCATTTTATGGGCGCGGCGGAAATTGGTTAAACAGGGAAGCGTGGCGATCGTCATCAACGACGATCCCAAGCACACCTACACAGTGCCGACGGGCGGCAAGCTGCTGAACGTGCTGGCGGATCAGGGCGTTTACTTGCCGTCGGCCTGCGGCGGCGGCGGCACCTGCGGCGAATGCAAGTGTATCGTACTCTCCGGCGGCGGCGACGTTCTGCCGACTGAGAAAAGCAAACTGACGCGCCGTCAAATACGTGAAGGTTACCGACTTTCCTGCCAAGTGGCCGTCAAGAGCGATCTCAAGCTCGTCGTTCCGCCCGAAGTGTTCGAGATCCGCAAGTGGGAATGTACCGTCCGTTCCAATCGCAATGTCGCCACCTTCATCAAGGAGCTTATTCTGGATCTTCCGCCCGGAGAGAACGTCGACTTTCGCGCCGGCGGGTACATTCAGATCGAGGCCCCGCCGCATCACGTTCGTTTTGCGGATTTTGACATTGATCCCGAATACCGCGCCGATTGGGAAAAGTACAATCTCTTTGCCTTGGAATCCAGGGTCGAAGAGCCGATCGTGCGCGCCTATTCGATGGCCAATTATCCTGAGGAGCGGGGCATCATCATGCTGAACGTGCGCATCGCTACGCCCCCGCCGAACAAGCCGAACGTACCGCCGGGACAAATGTCTTCCTACATTTTCAGTCTCAAACCCGGCGACAAGGTGACCATCTCGGGTCCCTATGGGCAGTTCTTTGCCAAGGATACGGATGCCGAGATGGTGTTCATCGGGGGCGGTGCGGGCATGGCGCCGATGCGTTCGCATATCTTTGACCAGCTCAAGCGGTTGCATTCCAAGCGCAAGATCTCTTTCTGGTACGGCGCCCGCAGCCTCCGCGAGGCCTTTTACATAGAAGAGTTCGAACAGTTGGCCAAGGAAAATCCAAATTTCACCTTCCATCTGGCGCTTTCCGAGCCGCTTCCAGAAGACAATTGGACAGGCTATGTCGGATTTATTCATCAGGTTTTATACGACAACTACCTCAAGGATCATCCGGCGCCGGAGGATTGCGAGTACTATATTTGCGGTCCGCCGATGATGAACGCGGCGGTCTTTAAAATGCTCGACCAGCTGGGCGTCGAACCGGAAAACATTCTATATGATGATTTCGGCGGTTGA